In Solanum lycopersicum chromosome 5, SLM_r2.1, the following are encoded in one genomic region:
- the LOC101248874 gene encoding uncharacterized protein isoform X1, with amino-acid sequence MDMLKQIRVKFTGIGEEEKGGSSKDRTVPPQKTQPFKETKRIPSWLHRQFTRTMSRDYDSSDSIDYPAAVAAAAFAITSIEEKSEYDHRRTNSGGDKPLTKIKSKGEDIAKKPEKLSDEASKSSSKLPYKSEPIGSTTINPGPVKSVPSIKKKPTFGDTKPESEVVGKLKKVPSIKRTPTFGDSTPESEVAEKAKKAPPIKKTPTFGDSKPESEVAEKAIRAPSMKRASTFPDQSIDIRPPKAPEVPVSAPAVQPTRQFSSQPGMAKAPNTIKPASGNSQADNWEKEEMEKIRIRYKKLINEIVDWETKKKKKAKRNLEKVEAELLSNEKMKLQAELDRRRAKARKHFHDEVGRIESIAGGAKEQADQHRKNEELKVLEKANKIRVTGKMPSTCSCF; translated from the exons ATGGATATGCTTAAGCAAATAAG GGTGAAGTTTACCGGTAtaggagaagaagagaaaggtGGCAGCAGCAAAGATAGAACAGTACCACCACAGAAAACTCAACCTTTTAAAG AAACGAAAAGAATACCTAGCTGGTTGCACAGACAGTTTACTAGGACAATGAGTCGTGATTATGATTCCAGTGATAGCATTGATTATCCAGCTGCGGTGGCAGCAGCTGCATTTGCTATAACATCAATTGAAGAAAAGAGTGAATACGACCACAGAAGGACAAATAGTGGAGGTGATAAACCTTTGACAAAGATCAAAAGTAAAGGAGAGGATATTGCCAAGAAACCGGAAAAGCTCTCAG ATGAAGCTTCAAAATCAAGTTCAAAACTTCCATATAAAAGTGAGCCAATAGGGTCAACAACAATCAATCCAGGGCCAGTTAAATCTGTGCCATCTATTAAGAAGAAACCAACTTTTGGAGATACCAAACCTGAAAGCGAAGTTGTTGGAAAGCTCAAAAAAGTTCCATCCATCAAGAGAACGCCAACGTTTGGAGATAGCACCCCTGAAAGCGAAGTTGCTGAAAAGGCCAAAAAAGCTCCACCCATTAAGAAAACGCCAACATTTGGAGATAGCAAACCTGAAAGTGAAGTTGCTGAAAAGGCCATAAGAGCTCCATCCATGAAGAGAGCATCTACATTTCCAGACCAAAGCATCGATATCAGACCTCCCAAGGCTCCTGAGGTTCCTGTTTCCGCTCCTGCTGTTCAGCCAACTAGGCAATTCTCCTCACAACCAGGCATGGCTAAAGCGCCAAATACAATAAAGCCTGCAAGTGGAAATTCTCAGGCAGATAACTGGGAGAAAGaagaaatggagaaaatcaGGATAAG GTACAAGAAGCTCATAAATGAAATTGTGGACTGGGAGactaagaagaagaagaaagcaaagcgCAACTTGGAGAAAGTTGAG GCTGAACtattatcaaatgaaaaaatgaaattacagGCTGAATTAGACAGGCGTAGGGCAAAAGCCAGGAAACATTTCCACGATGAGGTTGGAAGGATTGAAAGCATTGCAGGAGGGGCCAAAGAACAAGCAGATCAACATCGAAAGAACGAAGAGCTAAAGGTGTTAGAGAAGGCAAATAAGATCAGAGTCACTGGAAAAATGCCATCAACTTGTTCATGCTTTTAA
- the LOC101248874 gene encoding uncharacterized protein At3g61260 isoform X2, with amino-acid sequence MDMLKQIRVKFTGIGEEEKGGSSKDRTVPPQKTQPFKETKRIPSWLHRQFTRTMSRDYDSSDSIDYPAAVAAAAFAITSIEEKSEYDHRRTNSGGDKPLTKIKSKGEDIAKKPEKLSDEASKSSSKLPYKSEPIGSTTINPGPVKSVPSIKKKPTFGDTKPESEVVGKLKKVPSIKRTPTFGDSTPESEVAEKAKKAPPIKKTPTFGDSKPESEVAEKAIRAPSMKRASTFPDQSIDIRPPKAPEVPVSAPAVQPTRQFSSQPGMAKAPNTIKPASGNSQADNWEKEEMEKIRIRYKKLINEIVDWETKKKKKAKRNLEKVEAELDRRRAKARKHFHDEVGRIESIAGGAKEQADQHRKNEELKVLEKANKIRVTGKMPSTCSCF; translated from the exons ATGGATATGCTTAAGCAAATAAG GGTGAAGTTTACCGGTAtaggagaagaagagaaaggtGGCAGCAGCAAAGATAGAACAGTACCACCACAGAAAACTCAACCTTTTAAAG AAACGAAAAGAATACCTAGCTGGTTGCACAGACAGTTTACTAGGACAATGAGTCGTGATTATGATTCCAGTGATAGCATTGATTATCCAGCTGCGGTGGCAGCAGCTGCATTTGCTATAACATCAATTGAAGAAAAGAGTGAATACGACCACAGAAGGACAAATAGTGGAGGTGATAAACCTTTGACAAAGATCAAAAGTAAAGGAGAGGATATTGCCAAGAAACCGGAAAAGCTCTCAG ATGAAGCTTCAAAATCAAGTTCAAAACTTCCATATAAAAGTGAGCCAATAGGGTCAACAACAATCAATCCAGGGCCAGTTAAATCTGTGCCATCTATTAAGAAGAAACCAACTTTTGGAGATACCAAACCTGAAAGCGAAGTTGTTGGAAAGCTCAAAAAAGTTCCATCCATCAAGAGAACGCCAACGTTTGGAGATAGCACCCCTGAAAGCGAAGTTGCTGAAAAGGCCAAAAAAGCTCCACCCATTAAGAAAACGCCAACATTTGGAGATAGCAAACCTGAAAGTGAAGTTGCTGAAAAGGCCATAAGAGCTCCATCCATGAAGAGAGCATCTACATTTCCAGACCAAAGCATCGATATCAGACCTCCCAAGGCTCCTGAGGTTCCTGTTTCCGCTCCTGCTGTTCAGCCAACTAGGCAATTCTCCTCACAACCAGGCATGGCTAAAGCGCCAAATACAATAAAGCCTGCAAGTGGAAATTCTCAGGCAGATAACTGGGAGAAAGaagaaatggagaaaatcaGGATAAG GTACAAGAAGCTCATAAATGAAATTGTGGACTGGGAGactaagaagaagaagaaagcaaagcgCAACTTGGAGAAAGTTGAG GCTGAATTAGACAGGCGTAGGGCAAAAGCCAGGAAACATTTCCACGATGAGGTTGGAAGGATTGAAAGCATTGCAGGAGGGGCCAAAGAACAAGCAGATCAACATCGAAAGAACGAAGAGCTAAAGGTGTTAGAGAAGGCAAATAAGATCAGAGTCACTGGAAAAATGCCATCAACTTGTTCATGCTTTTAA
- the LOC101248874 gene encoding remorin isoform X4, whose protein sequence is MSRDYDSSDSIDYPAAVAAAAFAITSIEEKSEYDHRRTNSGGDKPLTKIKSKGEDIAKKPEKLSDEASKSSSKLPYKSEPIGSTTINPGPVKSVPSIKKKPTFGDTKPESEVVGKLKKVPSIKRTPTFGDSTPESEVAEKAKKAPPIKKTPTFGDSKPESEVAEKAIRAPSMKRASTFPDQSIDIRPPKAPEVPVSAPAVQPTRQFSSQPGMAKAPNTIKPASGNSQADNWEKEEMEKIRIRYKKLINEIVDWETKKKKKAKRNLEKVEAELDRRRAKARKHFHDEVGRIESIAGGAKEQADQHRKNEELKVLEKANKIRVTGKMPSTCSCF, encoded by the exons ATGAGTCGTGATTATGATTCCAGTGATAGCATTGATTATCCAGCTGCGGTGGCAGCAGCTGCATTTGCTATAACATCAATTGAAGAAAAGAGTGAATACGACCACAGAAGGACAAATAGTGGAGGTGATAAACCTTTGACAAAGATCAAAAGTAAAGGAGAGGATATTGCCAAGAAACCGGAAAAGCTCTCAG ATGAAGCTTCAAAATCAAGTTCAAAACTTCCATATAAAAGTGAGCCAATAGGGTCAACAACAATCAATCCAGGGCCAGTTAAATCTGTGCCATCTATTAAGAAGAAACCAACTTTTGGAGATACCAAACCTGAAAGCGAAGTTGTTGGAAAGCTCAAAAAAGTTCCATCCATCAAGAGAACGCCAACGTTTGGAGATAGCACCCCTGAAAGCGAAGTTGCTGAAAAGGCCAAAAAAGCTCCACCCATTAAGAAAACGCCAACATTTGGAGATAGCAAACCTGAAAGTGAAGTTGCTGAAAAGGCCATAAGAGCTCCATCCATGAAGAGAGCATCTACATTTCCAGACCAAAGCATCGATATCAGACCTCCCAAGGCTCCTGAGGTTCCTGTTTCCGCTCCTGCTGTTCAGCCAACTAGGCAATTCTCCTCACAACCAGGCATGGCTAAAGCGCCAAATACAATAAAGCCTGCAAGTGGAAATTCTCAGGCAGATAACTGGGAGAAAGaagaaatggagaaaatcaGGATAAG GTACAAGAAGCTCATAAATGAAATTGTGGACTGGGAGactaagaagaagaagaaagcaaagcgCAACTTGGAGAAAGTTGAG GCTGAATTAGACAGGCGTAGGGCAAAAGCCAGGAAACATTTCCACGATGAGGTTGGAAGGATTGAAAGCATTGCAGGAGGGGCCAAAGAACAAGCAGATCAACATCGAAAGAACGAAGAGCTAAAGGTGTTAGAGAAGGCAAATAAGATCAGAGTCACTGGAAAAATGCCATCAACTTGTTCATGCTTTTAA
- the LOC101248874 gene encoding uncharacterized protein isoform X3 has translation MSRDYDSSDSIDYPAAVAAAAFAITSIEEKSEYDHRRTNSGGDKPLTKIKSKGEDIAKKPEKLSDEASKSSSKLPYKSEPIGSTTINPGPVKSVPSIKKKPTFGDTKPESEVVGKLKKVPSIKRTPTFGDSTPESEVAEKAKKAPPIKKTPTFGDSKPESEVAEKAIRAPSMKRASTFPDQSIDIRPPKAPEVPVSAPAVQPTRQFSSQPGMAKAPNTIKPASGNSQADNWEKEEMEKIRIRYKKLINEIVDWETKKKKKAKRNLEKVEAELLSNEKMKLQAELDRRRAKARKHFHDEVGRIESIAGGAKEQADQHRKNEELKVLEKANKIRVTGKMPSTCSCF, from the exons ATGAGTCGTGATTATGATTCCAGTGATAGCATTGATTATCCAGCTGCGGTGGCAGCAGCTGCATTTGCTATAACATCAATTGAAGAAAAGAGTGAATACGACCACAGAAGGACAAATAGTGGAGGTGATAAACCTTTGACAAAGATCAAAAGTAAAGGAGAGGATATTGCCAAGAAACCGGAAAAGCTCTCAG ATGAAGCTTCAAAATCAAGTTCAAAACTTCCATATAAAAGTGAGCCAATAGGGTCAACAACAATCAATCCAGGGCCAGTTAAATCTGTGCCATCTATTAAGAAGAAACCAACTTTTGGAGATACCAAACCTGAAAGCGAAGTTGTTGGAAAGCTCAAAAAAGTTCCATCCATCAAGAGAACGCCAACGTTTGGAGATAGCACCCCTGAAAGCGAAGTTGCTGAAAAGGCCAAAAAAGCTCCACCCATTAAGAAAACGCCAACATTTGGAGATAGCAAACCTGAAAGTGAAGTTGCTGAAAAGGCCATAAGAGCTCCATCCATGAAGAGAGCATCTACATTTCCAGACCAAAGCATCGATATCAGACCTCCCAAGGCTCCTGAGGTTCCTGTTTCCGCTCCTGCTGTTCAGCCAACTAGGCAATTCTCCTCACAACCAGGCATGGCTAAAGCGCCAAATACAATAAAGCCTGCAAGTGGAAATTCTCAGGCAGATAACTGGGAGAAAGaagaaatggagaaaatcaGGATAAG GTACAAGAAGCTCATAAATGAAATTGTGGACTGGGAGactaagaagaagaagaaagcaaagcgCAACTTGGAGAAAGTTGAG GCTGAACtattatcaaatgaaaaaatgaaattacagGCTGAATTAGACAGGCGTAGGGCAAAAGCCAGGAAACATTTCCACGATGAGGTTGGAAGGATTGAAAGCATTGCAGGAGGGGCCAAAGAACAAGCAGATCAACATCGAAAGAACGAAGAGCTAAAGGTGTTAGAGAAGGCAAATAAGATCAGAGTCACTGGAAAAATGCCATCAACTTGTTCATGCTTTTAA
- the LOC112941533 gene encoding uncharacterized protein yields the protein MWKSISNVITSFGQKKDSATPSRTCHEYSDDDDIRSNESTEEGLECPICWESFNIVENVPYVLWCGHSLCKNCLLGLKSASVKISTQQIQIPLFVSCPWCNLLTLRLFYQGNLKFPSKNFFLLWMVESRNGDRMKSPSAIYMDQLMCSSPCTSNTRNASSVTNCRRAHRIGSSGSGTSGPNTNDTPTMQRTQFSLQKSLDFFFRLTSKFPLVVALLLVVIFVIPSSVGILILYLVITILFGLPSLLVIYFAYPALDWLVREITS from the coding sequence GTCACGAGTACTCAGATGACGATGATATCCGCTCTAATGAAAGCACTGAGGAAGGACTAGAATGCCCAATATGTTGGGAATCATTTAACATTGTTGAGAATGTTCCCTATGTATTGTGGTGTGGCCACTCTCTTTGTAAAAATTGTCTGTTGGGACTTAAATCGGCTTCCGTGAAGATATCCACCCAACAAATCCAGATTCCATTGTTCGTTTCCTGCCCATGGTGTAATTTGCTGACACTTCGATTGTTTTACCAGGGAAATCTCAAGTTTCCTAGCAAGAACTTCTTCCTCCTCTGGATGGTGGAGAGCAGAAATGGTGACAGGATGAAGTCTCCATCTGCCATATACATGGATCAATTAATGTGCTCCTCCCCTTGTACTTCAAATACCAGGAACGCGAGTTCTGTTACGAACTGCAGGAGGGCTCATCGTATAGGCTCTTCGGGGTCTGGCACTAGTGGTCCTAATACAAATGATACCCCTACAATGCAAAGGACCCAGTTTTCTCTTCAGAAGTCCCTTGATTTCTTTTTCCGGTTGACATCCAAATTTCCGTTGGTTGTTGCACTTCTTCTGGTTGTTATATTTGTGATACCTTCCAGTGTGGGCATCTTGATTCTATACCTGGTGATCACAATTCTTTTTGGACTTCCATCTTTGCTAGTTATATACTTCGCTTATCCTGCTCTAGATTGGCTGGTGAGAGAGATTACTTCTTGA